One region of Malania oleifera isolate guangnan ecotype guangnan chromosome 6, ASM2987363v1, whole genome shotgun sequence genomic DNA includes:
- the LOC131158651 gene encoding uncharacterized protein LOC131158651 — protein sequence MDIVSTGERIETAIKVGRTKSISTENGLGKKWTSKKKEEEVQMVQRQQYQREHGPGARRNFAFEPSVNQTVHTGGRPQVVPSRTMPTQPNVRTHDRGIQRNTRRIDPIPMTYSELFPQLMERNLVSVIPGMVITAPYPQWYDPEAKCAYANTPGHTIEQEGMNEVDFEQMSLDWVFNELIAAGRIGQEAVCPTNALCLCQSKEGRSVKKCVTFRMFLQKMVDNKFIEISCTHKIGEIVVVGENRPVYHQWTNQPFIPTMNKALPTQEAPARLVISTPRPFPYKSNQAVPWKYECEAYIEGSTSNIAGVKGITRSGRVYMPDSSKTNRQNAGEPDRAVKSPISNGEAEEFLKIIKHSEYNIVDQLKKMPAHISVLSLLLNSETHREALLKVLNQAYIPHDISVDKFNHVIGSLAASNYITFTDEEIPPEGQGHNKALHISTKCKDHMMS from the exons atggacattgtcTCTACTGGAGAGAGGATTGAAACAGCCATCAAAGTAGGGAGAACTAAAAGTATTAGTACAGAGAATGGCCTAGGCAAGAAGTGGACAagcaagaagaaggaagaagaggttCAGATGGTTCAAAGACAACAATATCAAAGAGAGCATGGCCCAGGGGCTAGGAGGAATTTTGCTTTCGAACCCTCTGTCAATCAGACAGTTCATACAGGAGGTAGACCCCAAGTTGTTCCTTCCAGGACCATGCCTACCCAACCAAATGTGCGAACTCATGATAGAGGCATCCAGAGAAATACGAGAAGGATAGATCCTATTCCAATGACATACTCAgaattattcccacaattgatggaAAGGAACTTAGTTTCAGTCATTCCTGGAATGGTCATTACGGCACCTTATCCGCAATGGTATGACCCCGAAGCCAAGTGTGCATACGCTAACACTCCCGGGCACACTATTGAAC AAGAAGGGATGAACGAGGTGGATTTTGAACAAATGTCTTTAGATTGGGTGTTCAATGAACTTATTGCGGCAGGTCGGATAGGGCAAGAGGCTGTTTGCCCCACTAATGCACTTTGTTTATGTCAGAGCAAAGAAGGAAGATCGGTGAAAAAGTGTGTTACTTTtagaatgtttttgcaaaagatggtggataacAAGTTTATAGAGATCAGTTGTACCCACAAAATTGGAGAAATTGTAGTCGTTGGGGAAAACAGACCAGTATATCACCAGTGGACTAATCAACCATTCATACCTACCATGAACAAGGCTCTTCCCACACAGGAAGCGCCAGCTCGCTTGGTGATCTCTACTCCCAGGCCATTCCCATACAAGAGTAACCAAGCAGTACCCTGGAAATATGAATGTGAAGCGTATATCGAAGGAAGCACCAGCAATATAGCAGGGGTAAAAGGGATAACTCGAAGTGGTAGGGTGTATATGCCAGATTCTTCTAAAACAAATCGACAGAATGCAGGGGAACCAGACAGGGCAGTGAAAAGTCCAATATCCAATGGAGAGGCCGAAGAATTCCTGAAGATAATAAAGCACAGCGAGTACAACATTGTGGACCAACTAAAGAAAATGCCTGCTCACATATCTGTTTTGTCACTTCTACTAAATTCAGAGACCCATCGGGAGGCGTTACTTAAAGTTCTAAATCAAGCCTACATTCCCCATGATATCAGCGTTGATAAATTCAATCATGTGATCGGAAGTCTGGCAGCCTCCAACTACATCACTTTTACTGATGAAGAAATTCCACCAGAAGGCCAGGGGCACAACAAGGCGCTGCATATATCCACCAAATGTAAGGATCATATGATGTCTTGA